A region from the Oncorhynchus keta strain PuntledgeMale-10-30-2019 chromosome 5, Oket_V2, whole genome shotgun sequence genome encodes:
- the LOC118384596 gene encoding cdc42 effector protein 1-like yields the protein MSLGKLPGIKGLVSGSQGKRRFKSELSVDMISPPLPDFRHTMHVGRGGDVFGDTSFLSNHGGKGESVSPDSPTSSTKTTSFFSRTLRHVRRSPVPRARIGSRDLSPPPPPVSPIIKNAISLPQLNIDMPNGYKRVLFPSSESSPDTSLYSYGLQSGFVTLPRHSRLDKQLQDGTGLFAQNFSCGSLPDNNSFALTRSDSFTSFTVDLGPSLMSEVLGMIDSPGCLTMPDHNWELGEEEEEEEQSSVFELAVQSPMLSSSNPSMSSTPLKVNVNNSGRSCSSEWAEGEEEDERAIKTPDASMGSPTQVEPVMEAERFQRAADMLARHYGGGSFSRSHRSDSASSSSSPLSQPKAPYAFPEEEEIKV from the exons ATGAGTCTGGGAAAACTGCCAGGAATTAAAGGCCTAGTGTCGGGCTCTCAGGGGAAAAGGCGCTTTAAGAGCGAACTCTCCGTGGACATGATCAGCCCACCGCTCCCAGACTTTCGCCACACCATGCACGTGGGCCGCGGTGGCGATGTGTTTGGAGACACCTCCTTCCTTAGCAACCATGGGGGCAAAGGGGAATCAGTGAGCCCCGATTCACCCACCAGCAGCACAAAGACCACCAGCTTCTTCTCCCGCACCTTGAGGCATGTACGCCGGTCCCCTGTGCCCCGTGCCAGGATCGGTTCCCGTGATCTTTCACCCCCACCGCCTCCTGTCTCACCCATCATCAAGAACGCCATCTCACTGCCCCAGCTGAACATTGACATGCCCAACGGCTACAAGAGGGTGCTGTTCCCCAGCTCAGAGAGCTCCCCAGATACCTCCCTCTACAGCTACG GTCTGCAGTCTGGTTTCGTCACACTACCCCGCCACTCCCGCCTTGATAAACAGCTGCAGGATGGCACCGGACTGTTCGCTCAGAACTTTAGCTGTGGCTCGCTCCCAGACAACAACAGCTTTGCGCTAACGCGCTCCGACTCCTTCACTTCATTCACAGTGGACCTTGGTCCCTCCCTCATGAGTGAGGTTCTGGGAATGATTGACAGCCCCGGTTGCCTCACTATGCCCGATCACAACTGGGAGttgggggaagaggaggaagaggaggagcagagctCTGTGTTTGAGCTGGCTGTGCAGAGCCCCATGCTAAGCTCATCAAACCCTTCCATGTCAAGCACTCCGCTCAAAGTGAATGTGAACAACAGTGGGCGCTCTTGCAGCTCAGAGtgggcagagggagaggaagaggatgagagggctATTAAGACGCCAGATGCATCTATGGGGTCTCCTACACAGGTAGAACCAGTTATGGAAGCTGAGAGGTTCCAGAGAGCAGCTGACATGCTGGCGCGTCACTACGGGGGAGGCTCCTTCTCCAGGAGTCATCGCAGCgattctgcctcctcctcctcctcacccctcagccaGCCTAAAGCCCCTTACGCCTTCCCTGAGGAAGAGGAGATCAAAGTCTGA